The Pempheris klunzingeri isolate RE-2024b chromosome 1, fPemKlu1.hap1, whole genome shotgun sequence genome includes a region encoding these proteins:
- the LOC139202241 gene encoding guanylyl cyclase-activating protein 2-like: protein MGQNQQPQSQEEELELGSIQDLYKSFIMECPSGSLYLHEFKRMFGVQNGTPESQYMESIFRAFDMNHDNTMDFIEYVAALHLVLRGKLEDKLRWSFKVFDSDDNGKLDREELRKIVKIIYRIKKGSVSDDTGIGNLTADQACDYIFQEVDENTDGQITLDEFVQGAQKSPWLQSFLRLDINPTGWVQKYLCDRKLMGPTDSRRSSLYSNESAVWKGT, encoded by the exons ATGGGTCAAAATCAACAGCCGCAGAGCcaggaagaggagctggagtTAGGCAGCATCCAGGACCTCTACAAGTCATTCATCATGGAGTGCCCGAGCGGATCTTTATACCTCCACGAGTTCAAGAGGATGTTCGGAGTCCAGAACGGTACACCAGAATCACAGTACATGGAGAGCATTTTCCGGGCCTTTGACATGAATCAT GACAACACAATGGATTTTATTGAGTATGTGGCTGCTCTTCACCTTGTTCTGCGTGGAAAACTTGAGGATAAACTGCGGTGGTCTTTCAAGGTGTTTGACAGCGATGATAATGGCAAGTTGGACAGAGAAGAACTGCGAAAGATTGTTAAG ATAATCTACAGAATAAAGAAAGGCTCAGTGTCTGATGACACAGGAATAGGGAATCTCACTGCTGACCAAGCGTGTGATTACATCTTTCAAGAGGTCGATGAGAACACTGATG GTCAGATCACACTGGATGAGTTTGTCCAGGGGGCTCAGAAGAGTCCGTGGCTGCAGAGCTTCCTGCGACTGGACATCAACCCCACTGGATGGGTCCAGAAGTACTTGTGTGACAGGAAGCTCATGGGCCCCACAGATTCCAGAAGGAGTTCGTTATATTCGAACGAGTCTGCCGTATGGAAAGGAACCTGA
- the LOC139202996 gene encoding guanylyl cyclase-activating protein 2-like, translating to MGQAQQTENSEEIDVKALQDMYKKFVMECPSGLLFLHEFKRFFGVDPTGEASDYAENMFRAFDRNGDNTIDFLEFVAALNLVFRGDLEHKLRWSFKVYDKDNNGYVDKSELRSIIDSIYRIKKGTKTEGSDSQLTVDEVVDRILEAVDSDGDGQITMEEFIRGAQQDPWVLNMLKLDMNPAGWVLEQRRRSAHF from the exons ATGGGGCAGGCCCAGCAAACAGAGAACAGTGAGGAGATTGATGTCAAAGCACTTCAGGATATGTACAAGAAGTTTGTCATGGAGTGCCCAAGCGGACTACTTTTTCTGCATGAGTTCAAGCGTTTCTTTGGTGTGGACCCGACAGGGGAAGCGTCTGATTATGCGGAGAACATGTTTCGAGCCTTTGACAGAAatggg GACAATACCATTGATTTTCTTGAGTTTGTGGCAGCACTGAACCTTGTTTTCCGGGGAGACCTGGAGCATAAACTACGCTGGTCATTCAAGGTGTATGACAAAGACAACAACGGCTACGTGGACAAGAGCGAACTACGGTCAATAATTGAT AGCATCTATCGGATAAAGAAAGGCACAAAGACGGAAGGGAGTGATTCACAGCTTACAGTAGATGAGGTTGTGGATCGAATATTAGAGGCCGTCGATAGTGATGGAGACG GCCAAATTACCATGGAAGAGTTCATAAGAGGTGCACAGCAGGACCCCTGGGTGCTCAACATGTTGAAGTTGGACATGAACCCTGCTGGATGGGTTCTGGAGCAAAGAAGAAGGAGTGCACACTTCTGA